From a single Nocardioides sp. dk884 genomic region:
- a CDS encoding helix-turn-helix transcriptional regulator produces the protein MNRPAGAGEPGQPRARLDGVLLDVKLAFPPVRPGLVSRAPLTDEVRGSGAIAVGVTAPAGYGKSTLLIEWANRERRRVGWISLDRLDDDAGRLLFLLASAYERAMPEQAGLAAAVKGLGAAALARGAPYVAAALSRAPTPFVLLVDDLHELRAPACHDVLGVVLAAVPPGSQVVTASRHQQPHLPLLRAAGDAVELTAADLALDAGGAEQIFAAADVDLTPEQAIAVTQRTEGWPVGLRLASLIAHEVRSDDWELSGEDPFIADYLQLAVFRRLDPAVREFLRRTAILDRLHGPLCDAVLEQVGATSLLRELEASSSFLTPLDRRRDWYRHHALFRDFLLAELRRTEPELIEKLHLRAADWFEAHGSPGMAVEHLLATRQRDRCAQLVAELALQTYGDGQISVVRRWLAALGDATIEAYPPLAVLAARLAAMEGETAGAERWASVAERSSFDLTPTDGSASLASSRSMLRALMCAAGPAQMRADADLAARAEPEWSPWRPTALCLLAEAQLLLDHPARATRSFEEASAAGRRTGNTEAVVLSEAGLALIDMDEGRWDDAAAHVERAQRTVELHQLEDYAISLLPCAAAARLALHRAEPVAADRQLTRAMRSRAASTFAMPCLATRGRLQLAKVYWARGDHASTRHLLREIDDVLRHRPELGTLVGQVEDFRTLTTTSTTRAIRHEVPLTPAELRLLPYLQTHLKIADIAERLRVSRNTVASEVAAIYRKLGVSSRGEAVTRATLLGLLGE, from the coding sequence GTGAACCGCCCCGCGGGCGCCGGCGAGCCCGGGCAGCCGCGCGCGCGGCTCGACGGCGTCCTGCTAGACGTCAAGCTCGCCTTCCCGCCGGTGCGTCCCGGTCTCGTCAGCCGGGCACCGCTCACCGATGAGGTGCGTGGCAGCGGCGCCATCGCCGTCGGGGTCACGGCCCCCGCCGGCTACGGCAAGTCGACGCTGCTGATCGAGTGGGCGAACCGCGAACGCCGCCGGGTCGGCTGGATCTCGCTCGACCGGCTCGACGACGACGCGGGCAGGCTGCTGTTCCTCCTGGCCTCGGCCTACGAGCGGGCGATGCCCGAGCAGGCCGGCCTGGCCGCCGCGGTCAAGGGCCTGGGAGCGGCCGCGCTCGCGCGGGGTGCCCCCTACGTCGCGGCCGCCCTCAGCCGGGCGCCGACGCCCTTCGTGCTCCTGGTCGACGACCTGCACGAGCTCCGTGCGCCCGCCTGTCACGACGTCCTGGGCGTCGTGCTCGCCGCCGTCCCGCCCGGCTCCCAGGTCGTGACCGCCAGCCGCCACCAGCAACCGCACCTGCCCTTGCTCCGCGCGGCCGGCGACGCCGTGGAGCTCACCGCGGCCGACCTCGCCCTCGATGCCGGCGGGGCGGAGCAGATCTTCGCCGCCGCGGACGTCGACCTGACACCCGAGCAGGCGATCGCGGTGACGCAGCGGACCGAGGGCTGGCCGGTGGGGCTGCGCCTCGCCTCCCTGATCGCCCACGAGGTGCGCAGCGACGACTGGGAGCTCTCGGGCGAGGACCCCTTCATCGCCGACTACCTCCAGCTCGCCGTGTTCCGCCGCCTGGACCCCGCGGTGCGGGAGTTCCTCCGGCGCACCGCGATCCTCGACCGGCTCCACGGGCCGCTCTGCGATGCCGTCCTGGAGCAGGTGGGTGCCACGAGCCTGCTGCGGGAGCTCGAGGCGTCGAGCTCCTTCCTGACGCCCCTGGACAGGAGGCGGGACTGGTACCGCCACCACGCCCTCTTCCGCGACTTCCTCCTCGCCGAGCTGCGCCGCACGGAGCCGGAGCTGATCGAGAAGCTGCACCTGCGCGCGGCCGACTGGTTCGAGGCCCACGGGTCCCCGGGAATGGCGGTCGAGCACCTCCTGGCAACCCGTCAGCGGGACAGGTGCGCCCAGCTCGTGGCCGAGCTGGCACTTCAGACGTACGGCGACGGGCAGATCTCCGTGGTCCGGCGCTGGCTCGCCGCGCTCGGCGACGCGACGATCGAGGCCTACCCACCGCTGGCGGTCCTCGCCGCCCGGCTGGCGGCGATGGAGGGCGAGACCGCCGGCGCGGAGCGGTGGGCGAGCGTCGCTGAGCGGAGCTCCTTCGACCTGACGCCGACGGACGGATCGGCGTCCCTGGCGTCGTCGCGATCGATGCTGCGCGCCCTGATGTGTGCCGCCGGCCCCGCACAGATGCGTGCGGACGCCGACCTCGCAGCACGGGCGGAACCGGAGTGGAGCCCGTGGCGTCCCACGGCGCTGTGCCTCCTCGCCGAGGCACAGCTGCTCCTCGACCACCCGGCGCGGGCAACGAGGTCCTTCGAGGAGGCGTCAGCGGCGGGCCGCCGGACCGGCAACACCGAGGCAGTGGTGCTCAGCGAGGCGGGTCTGGCCCTCATCGACATGGACGAGGGGCGGTGGGACGACGCGGCCGCCCACGTCGAGCGCGCCCAACGCACCGTCGAGCTCCACCAGCTGGAGGACTACGCGATCAGTCTGCTGCCCTGTGCGGCTGCGGCGCGTCTCGCCCTGCACCGCGCGGAGCCGGTGGCGGCCGACCGCCAGCTCACCCGCGCCATGCGCTCCCGAGCGGCCTCCACCTTCGCGATGCCCTGCCTGGCGACACGGGGCAGGCTCCAGCTCGCGAAGGTCTACTGGGCCCGCGGTGACCATGCCAGCACCCGGCACCTCCTGCGCGAGATCGACGACGTGCTGCGGCACCGACCCGAGCTCGGCACGCTGGTCGGCCAGGTCGAGGACTTCCGCACGCTGACGACGACCTCGACCACCCGGGCGATCCGACACGAGGTGCCGCTCACCCCGGCCGAGCTCCGGCTCCTGCCCTACCTCCAGACGCACCTCAAGATCGCTGACATCGCCGAGCGCCTGCGGGTCTCCCGCAACACCGTCGCCTCCGAGGTGGCTGCCATCTATCGCAAGCTGGGGGTGTCCTCCCGGGGCGAGGCGGTCACCCGGGCGACCCTCCTCGGCCTTCTCGGCGAATGA
- a CDS encoding carboxymuconolactone decarboxylase family protein, with the protein MDPRERLRRLAFDQLPADAEGRASAGARSGRPLDAKTVSLARLAALVAIGGGAGPSYGQLADDALSAGASVEEIVDVLVELLPVVGRVRVVAAAPALALALGLDTDDLPQA; encoded by the coding sequence ATGGACCCACGAGAGCGGCTTCGCCGGTTGGCCTTCGACCAGCTGCCGGCCGACGCCGAGGGGAGGGCCAGCGCCGGTGCCCGATCCGGACGCCCGCTCGACGCCAAGACCGTGAGCCTGGCCCGTCTCGCCGCGCTCGTGGCGATCGGCGGGGGAGCCGGGCCGTCGTACGGTCAGCTCGCCGACGACGCGCTGAGCGCCGGGGCCAGTGTCGAGGAGATCGTCGACGTCCTGGTCGAGCTGCTCCCGGTCGTCGGGCGGGTGCGCGTGGTGGCGGCAGCCCCGGCGCTGGCGCTGGCCCTGGGCCTCGACACCGACGACCTTCCGCAGGCGTGA
- a CDS encoding APC family permease: protein MSHAQDQQPEGPGSQAQGQTPGKSFISWTSMAILIATAVASVRGLPAMAPYGWASIFLYILPAILFMVPVALVAAELASGWKGGVFVWVKEAYGDRVGFIAIWQQWMQNVAWYPAQLAFFASALAYVFDPKLANSGLFTGIVILAVYWLSTLIATRGVDAFAKVGTWGFLVGTLVPAAALIIFAVVFMADGGTSNLQSIDDANWFPKFTGLASVVLIVSNFLSYAGMEMNAVHVNEMRRPAREFPKAIVLSVVVILFVFILPTLAISVGVPGSSVNLTQGVLQAFDVFFGHLGIPWATTVMALLIVIGILASVVTWIPGPSKGLLMVGKEGYLPPSLQKTNNRGMQVPIMLVQGLIVTVLAVLFAVLPSVQSVFWILTAMAVQIYLIMYMIMFLAAMKLRRSHPDVKRGFRTPAMTLVGSVGFVASLAAFILGFVEPSGNADSTPQSIYILILVAGIVLLGIWPLVLYKLRKPEWKVEPSADHTHDAPVQEA, encoded by the coding sequence ATGTCGCACGCTCAGGACCAACAGCCCGAGGGGCCGGGATCACAGGCACAGGGACAGACGCCCGGAAAGTCGTTCATCAGCTGGACCTCGATGGCCATCCTCATCGCCACGGCGGTCGCCAGCGTGCGCGGCCTCCCGGCGATGGCCCCCTACGGGTGGGCATCGATCTTCCTCTACATCCTCCCCGCGATCCTCTTCATGGTGCCGGTCGCTCTCGTCGCGGCCGAGCTCGCCAGTGGCTGGAAGGGCGGGGTCTTCGTCTGGGTGAAGGAGGCCTACGGCGACCGGGTCGGGTTCATCGCGATCTGGCAGCAGTGGATGCAGAACGTCGCGTGGTACCCGGCGCAGCTGGCGTTCTTCGCCTCGGCGCTGGCCTACGTGTTCGACCCGAAGCTGGCCAACTCCGGCCTCTTCACCGGGATCGTCATCCTCGCCGTCTACTGGCTCTCGACGCTGATCGCGACCCGCGGTGTCGACGCCTTCGCCAAGGTGGGCACCTGGGGGTTCCTGGTCGGCACGCTCGTTCCGGCCGCGGCCCTGATCATCTTCGCCGTCGTGTTCATGGCCGATGGCGGGACGTCGAACCTGCAGTCGATCGACGACGCGAACTGGTTCCCGAAGTTCACCGGGCTGGCCAGTGTCGTCCTGATCGTGAGCAACTTCCTCTCCTACGCGGGCATGGAGATGAACGCCGTGCACGTGAACGAGATGCGCCGGCCCGCCCGGGAGTTCCCGAAGGCGATCGTGCTCTCGGTCGTCGTCATCCTCTTCGTGTTCATCCTGCCGACCCTCGCCATCTCCGTGGGCGTTCCGGGCTCCAGCGTCAACCTGACCCAGGGCGTGCTGCAGGCCTTCGACGTCTTCTTCGGACATCTCGGGATCCCCTGGGCGACGACCGTGATGGCCCTGCTGATCGTCATCGGGATCCTCGCCTCCGTGGTGACCTGGATCCCTGGCCCGAGCAAGGGCCTGCTCATGGTGGGCAAGGAGGGCTACCTCCCGCCGAGCCTGCAGAAGACCAACAACCGGGGGATGCAGGTCCCGATCATGCTGGTGCAGGGCCTGATCGTCACGGTCCTGGCGGTGCTGTTCGCGGTGCTGCCCTCGGTGCAGTCGGTGTTCTGGATCCTCACCGCGATGGCCGTGCAGATCTACCTGATCATGTACATGATCATGTTCCTGGCAGCCATGAAGCTGCGGCGCAGCCACCCCGACGTGAAGCGCGGCTTCCGCACCCCGGCGATGACCCTGGTCGGATCGGTCGGCTTCGTGGCGAGCCTCGCCGCCTTCATCCTCGGGTTCGTCGAGCCGTCGGGCAACGCGGACTCGACGCCCCAGAGCATCTACATCCTGATCCTCGTGGCCGGCATCGTGCTCCTCGGGATCTGGCCGCTGGTGCTCTACAAGCTCCGCAAGCCCGAGTGGAAGGTCGAGCCTTCCGCTGACCACACCCACGACGCGCCGGTCCAGGAGGCCTGA
- a CDS encoding peptide chain release factor 3 — translation MSDTRPRRTFAVISHPDAGKSTLTEALALHARVITEAGAVHGKGDRRATVSDWMAMEKARGISITSAALQFVYRDHVINLVDTPGHSDFSEDTYRVLSAVDSAVMLVDAGKGLEPQTLKLFQVCALRGIPVITVINKWDRPGLSPLELMDEIERRIKLRPTPLTWPVGEAGDFRGVLDRRTGEFVKYTRTAGGATIAPERRMSSDEVGEEDAAVWADAVEEHELLELDGADHDQERFLSGATTPVMFASALQNFGVAQLLDLLLDLAPGPSATAGVDGTVREVDDEFSAFVFKVQSGMNQAHRDRLAYARVVSGRFERGMVVTHAATGRPFATKYAQSVFGRDTASVDHAAPGDIIGFVNAQALRVGDTVYVGDPIEYPPVPSFAPEHFMAASAGDIGRYKQFRRGIEQLDQEGVVQVLRSDLRGDQSPVLAAVGPLQFEVVEDRMKNEFNSPIRFSRLDYQVARITDADGALALRGKRGVEVLQRTDGTHLALFVDQWRANVTARDNPDIRLEALPAGGS, via the coding sequence GTGTCCGACACCCGTCCCCGCCGTACGTTCGCCGTCATCAGCCATCCTGACGCCGGCAAGTCCACTCTCACCGAGGCGCTCGCGCTGCACGCGCGGGTCATCACCGAGGCCGGTGCGGTCCACGGCAAGGGCGACCGGCGGGCCACTGTCTCGGACTGGATGGCGATGGAGAAGGCCCGCGGCATCTCGATCACCTCGGCGGCCCTGCAGTTCGTCTACCGCGACCACGTGATCAACCTGGTCGACACCCCCGGTCACAGCGACTTCTCCGAGGACACCTACCGGGTGCTCTCGGCCGTCGACTCCGCGGTGATGCTGGTCGACGCCGGCAAGGGGCTGGAGCCGCAGACGCTCAAGCTCTTCCAGGTCTGCGCGCTGCGCGGCATCCCGGTCATCACCGTCATCAACAAGTGGGACCGGCCCGGCCTCTCCCCGCTGGAGCTGATGGACGAGATCGAGCGACGCATCAAGCTGCGCCCGACCCCGCTGACCTGGCCGGTCGGCGAGGCCGGCGACTTCCGCGGCGTGCTGGACCGGCGTACCGGGGAGTTCGTGAAGTACACCCGCACCGCCGGCGGCGCGACGATCGCGCCGGAGCGGCGGATGTCCTCCGACGAGGTCGGCGAGGAGGACGCCGCCGTCTGGGCAGACGCGGTCGAGGAGCACGAGCTGCTCGAGCTCGACGGCGCCGACCACGACCAGGAGCGGTTCCTCTCCGGCGCGACCACGCCGGTCATGTTCGCCTCCGCGCTGCAGAACTTCGGCGTCGCCCAGCTGCTCGACCTGCTCCTCGACCTCGCCCCCGGCCCGAGCGCCACCGCCGGCGTCGACGGCACCGTGCGCGAGGTCGACGACGAGTTCAGCGCCTTCGTCTTCAAGGTGCAGTCGGGCATGAACCAGGCGCACCGCGACCGCCTCGCCTACGCCCGCGTCGTCTCGGGCCGCTTCGAGCGCGGCATGGTCGTCACCCACGCCGCGACCGGCCGCCCGTTCGCGACCAAGTACGCCCAGTCGGTCTTCGGACGCGACACCGCCTCGGTCGACCACGCCGCCCCCGGCGACATCATCGGGTTCGTCAACGCCCAGGCGCTGCGCGTCGGCGACACGGTCTACGTCGGCGACCCGATCGAGTACCCGCCGGTCCCCAGCTTCGCCCCCGAGCACTTCATGGCCGCCAGCGCCGGCGACATCGGTCGCTACAAGCAGTTCCGCCGCGGCATCGAGCAGCTCGACCAGGAAGGCGTCGTGCAGGTGCTGCGCTCGGACCTGCGCGGCGACCAGAGCCCGGTGCTCGCCGCCGTCGGCCCGCTGCAGTTCGAGGTCGTCGAGGACCGGATGAAGAACGAGTTCAACTCCCCCATCCGCTTCTCCCGCCTCGACTACCAGGTCGCCCGCATCACCGACGCGGACGGCGCCCTGGCGCTGCGCGGCAAGCGCGGCGTGGAGGTGCTCCAGCGCACCGACGGCACCCACCTGGCCCTCTTCGTGGACCAGTGGCGCGCCAACGTGACCGCGCGGGACAACCCCGACATCCGCCTCGAGGCGCTCCCGGCCGGCGGGAGCTGA
- a CDS encoding alpha/beta hydrolase, which yields MKKNKRALFAGLLAAGTMLSGLVGMAPTAQAAEQACNNYSSSTSRCVNTQLVIDGTSHSVDWYLPNSTASALMVLNHGFTRGCGHLRGTSKAIAEKGVMVLCVNGDMTAGNPELASDLGDLMTARTFAPPAGKALPSRYIVGGHSAGGHFASALGARLDANGYGNLAGAVLFDPVAAGGFTANLQAISDGGNRQVLAVTARPSLTNSFNNAHEALIGLANPYVGLQLVWEKYTLGVPVGGSCHIDVEGENTDIIGIAGAGCSANSTQTARLRDFGSTWAKDLATGTRTAAYYCTDAAVVSTCGAKVKDLVDRSLPLAAPIR from the coding sequence GTGAAGAAGAACAAGCGGGCTCTCTTCGCCGGACTGCTGGCCGCGGGCACGATGCTCAGCGGACTGGTCGGCATGGCGCCGACGGCGCAGGCCGCGGAGCAGGCGTGCAACAACTACAGCTCGTCGACCAGCAGGTGCGTCAACACCCAGCTCGTGATCGACGGCACCAGCCACAGCGTCGACTGGTACCTGCCGAACTCCACGGCCTCGGCGCTGATGGTGCTCAACCACGGGTTCACCCGCGGCTGCGGCCACCTGCGCGGCACCAGCAAGGCGATCGCCGAGAAGGGCGTGATGGTGCTCTGCGTCAACGGCGACATGACCGCCGGCAACCCCGAGCTCGCCAGCGACCTGGGCGACCTGATGACCGCGCGCACCTTCGCCCCGCCGGCCGGCAAGGCGCTGCCGAGCCGGTACATCGTCGGCGGGCACTCCGCCGGTGGTCACTTCGCGAGCGCGCTGGGCGCCCGCCTCGACGCCAACGGCTACGGCAATCTCGCCGGCGCGGTCCTGTTCGACCCCGTCGCCGCCGGCGGCTTCACCGCCAACCTGCAGGCGATCTCCGACGGCGGCAACCGGCAGGTGCTGGCCGTGACCGCCCGCCCGAGCCTGACCAACAGCTTCAACAACGCCCACGAGGCGCTGATCGGGCTGGCCAACCCCTACGTCGGGCTCCAGCTCGTGTGGGAGAAGTACACCCTGGGCGTGCCGGTCGGCGGCAGCTGCCACATCGACGTCGAGGGCGAGAACACCGACATCATCGGCATCGCCGGCGCCGGCTGCTCGGCCAACAGCACCCAGACCGCGCGGCTGCGTGACTTCGGCTCCACGTGGGCCAAGGACCTCGCGACCGGCACCCGCACCGCGGCGTACTACTGCACCGACGCGGCGGTCGTCTCCACCTGCGGGGCCAAGGTGAAGGACCTCGTCGACCGCAGCCTGCCGCTCGCCGCGCCGATCCGCTGA
- a CDS encoding alpha/beta hydrolase family protein, producing the protein MLTALLGLAAPSTATAETASPITPAAVSTYQSQITNDGTSVYYPTNATGELPVALLLQGGKVHRQHYSQYAAAVASYGFVVVTPNHRRLNFFDTDYYTSTSQVGETLSWMATENAKASSPLHGRIDTDTMVLLGHSFGGATGLSIAEDTCSIPFCTTLSFDLPAAVKAGSFYGTNNAILGIYPSIDNQIPVQLVQGQSDGMAEPAQAEKTYAKIANGRKQIVRVSGANHYGITNVQNPSGAEAETSAQTSTQAASIATSARWSALWLRAQLGDSAAATYVYTTGDAADPSVTVTSVR; encoded by the coding sequence GTGCTCACCGCCCTCCTCGGGCTGGCGGCGCCGAGCACGGCCACCGCGGAAACCGCATCCCCGATCACGCCCGCGGCCGTCTCGACCTACCAGTCGCAGATCACCAACGACGGCACCAGCGTCTACTACCCGACGAACGCCACCGGCGAGCTGCCGGTCGCGCTGCTGCTCCAGGGCGGCAAGGTGCACCGCCAGCACTACAGCCAGTACGCCGCGGCGGTCGCGTCGTACGGCTTCGTGGTGGTGACCCCCAACCACCGCCGGCTGAACTTCTTCGACACCGACTACTACACCTCGACCAGCCAGGTCGGGGAGACGCTGTCGTGGATGGCGACCGAGAACGCGAAGGCGTCCTCGCCGCTGCACGGGCGCATCGACACCGACACGATGGTCCTGCTCGGCCACTCCTTCGGAGGTGCGACCGGGCTGTCCATCGCCGAGGACACGTGCTCCATCCCGTTCTGCACGACCCTCTCCTTCGACCTGCCGGCGGCGGTGAAGGCGGGCTCGTTCTACGGGACCAACAACGCGATCCTGGGGATCTACCCGAGCATCGACAACCAGATCCCGGTGCAGCTCGTGCAGGGGCAGTCCGACGGCATGGCCGAGCCGGCGCAGGCCGAGAAGACCTACGCCAAGATCGCGAACGGGCGCAAGCAGATCGTCCGGGTCTCCGGTGCCAACCACTACGGCATCACCAACGTCCAGAACCCCAGCGGGGCGGAGGCGGAGACCAGCGCCCAGACCAGCACCCAGGCCGCGAGCATCGCCACCTCTGCCCGGTGGTCGGCGCTCTGGCTGCGGGCCCAGCTCGGCGACAGTGCCGCGGCGACGTACGTCTACACGACGGGCGACGCGGCGGACCCCAGCGTCACGGTCACCAGCGTCCGCTGA
- a CDS encoding RecQ family ATP-dependent DNA helicase produces the protein MPDADTALHVLRTRFGHDAFRGQQAAIVETVVAGRDALVLMPTGGGKSLCYQVPALVRPGTGVVVSPLIALMHDQVAALGALGIRAAFWNSSLGPTARREVTRAYAAGELDLLYLSPERLAAPGTLDLLARAPISVIAIDEAHCVASWGHDFRPDYLTISRLTARFPDVPRIALTATATAATAAEIAERLDLRLGPAGEGRFVASFDRPNIEYRIVAKDAEPRRQLLDLLAREHVGDSGIVYCLTRRSVEETAAFLSAHGIEALAYHAGMPTEVRSAAQARFQHEPLVVVATIAFGMGIDKPDVRFVAHLDLPKSIEGYYQETGRAGRDGRPATAWLAYGTSDVAQLRRFIARSPGGVAQRRVQAANLESMLALCETLQCRRGQLLAYFAQPAPERCGRCDTCTAPPAAYDATAAAQALLGAVAELAQDRRVVDTAGLLEHLGEVEVPAERLRAVVRQLLTQGHLACDVRGRQTLHLSPTSAPVLRGEVRVELRRDQPVAAAPAPRATRARKRRATATRSRRRTARGRTRTPTRTAAPVVLGDLDAAARDRFDALHAWRREQATALGLQPFLILQDRTLVSIAERNPRDAEQLLDVAGIGPKKLERWGGPVLEVLGRR, from the coding sequence GTGCCCGACGCCGACACCGCCCTGCACGTCCTGCGGACCCGGTTCGGGCACGACGCGTTCCGCGGCCAGCAGGCCGCGATCGTCGAGACCGTCGTCGCCGGGCGCGACGCCCTGGTCCTGATGCCGACCGGCGGCGGCAAGTCGCTGTGCTACCAGGTCCCCGCGCTCGTGCGACCTGGCACCGGCGTCGTGGTCTCGCCGTTGATCGCGCTCATGCACGACCAGGTCGCGGCCCTGGGCGCGCTCGGGATCCGCGCGGCGTTCTGGAACTCATCCCTCGGCCCGACCGCTCGCCGCGAGGTCACCCGTGCGTACGCCGCCGGCGAGCTCGACCTGCTCTACCTCTCTCCCGAGCGGCTCGCCGCGCCGGGCACGCTCGACCTGCTGGCCCGGGCGCCGATCAGCGTGATCGCGATCGACGAGGCTCACTGCGTGGCCTCGTGGGGCCACGACTTCCGCCCCGACTACCTGACGATCTCCCGCCTCACCGCGCGGTTCCCCGACGTGCCGCGGATCGCCCTCACGGCCACGGCCACCGCGGCGACCGCCGCCGAGATCGCCGAGCGGCTGGACCTGCGACTCGGCCCGGCCGGTGAGGGCCGGTTCGTGGCGTCCTTCGACCGGCCCAACATCGAGTACCGGATCGTGGCCAAGGACGCGGAGCCGCGGCGCCAGCTGCTCGACCTGCTCGCCCGCGAGCACGTCGGCGACTCCGGCATCGTCTACTGCCTCACCCGGCGCTCGGTCGAGGAGACCGCCGCCTTCCTCTCCGCGCACGGCATCGAGGCGCTCGCCTACCACGCAGGGATGCCGACGGAGGTCCGCAGCGCCGCCCAGGCCCGGTTCCAGCACGAGCCGCTCGTCGTGGTCGCGACCATCGCCTTCGGCATGGGCATCGACAAGCCCGACGTGCGCTTCGTGGCCCACCTGGACCTGCCGAAGTCGATCGAGGGCTACTACCAGGAGACCGGCCGCGCCGGGCGCGACGGTCGCCCGGCCACCGCCTGGCTCGCCTACGGGACCAGCGACGTGGCCCAGCTGCGCCGCTTCATCGCGCGCTCGCCCGGCGGCGTGGCGCAGCGCCGGGTGCAGGCCGCGAACCTGGAGTCGATGCTCGCGCTGTGCGAGACCCTGCAGTGCCGCCGCGGGCAGCTGCTGGCCTACTTCGCCCAGCCGGCACCCGAGCGCTGCGGGAGGTGCGACACCTGCACCGCCCCGCCCGCGGCGTACGACGCCACGGCTGCTGCCCAGGCCCTGCTCGGCGCCGTCGCGGAGCTCGCCCAGGACCGGCGGGTGGTCGACACCGCCGGTCTGCTCGAGCACCTGGGCGAGGTGGAGGTGCCCGCGGAGCGGCTGCGCGCCGTCGTACGACAGCTGCTCACACAGGGCCACCTTGCCTGCGACGTCCGGGGCCGGCAGACGCTGCACCTGAGCCCGACCTCGGCGCCGGTGCTGCGCGGGGAGGTCCGGGTGGAGCTGCGCCGCGACCAGCCGGTCGCTGCGGCCCCGGCACCGCGGGCCACCCGGGCGCGGAAGCGACGCGCGACCGCGACGCGCTCGCGTCGTCGTACCGCCCGCGGCCGCACGCGTACGCCGACCCGCACCGCCGCTCCGGTCGTCCTCGGCGACCTCGACGCCGCGGCCCGGGACCGCTTCGACGCGTTGCACGCGTGGCGCCGCGAGCAGGCCACGGCCCTTGGTCTGCAGCCGTTCCTCATCCTCCAGGACCGCACGTTGGTCTCGATCGCCGAGCGCAACCCGCGCGACGCCGAGCAGCTGCTCGACGTCGCCGGGATCGGGCCGAAGAAGCTCGAGCGCTGGGGCGGGCCGGTGCTCGAGGTGCTCGGCCGGCGCTGA
- a CDS encoding calcium-binding protein has protein sequence MHTTIRTAAVVSTSLAAVVAGALLGAGPAAAVVPTDTVIDFTGDAPGTKAPGFVSVATPDVNFRETGGGPVYVDDFSTLSNGQAIVALFTPTAGLDIRLTRPTTGIAMAFGNDNPERVNTTSKARLQVFRGQSQVGVVDVNVNANSTMDQVIRYADARVFDRAVLTYVTADGVPVELQEVVDDITVAPRCTRVGGAGNNVLVGTNGRDVLCGDAGADVIRGGGGADLVYGGPGSDTILAGDDGDWVNGGDGADNIRGEDGADILRGFSGRDRISGGTGGDVLVGGTSRDRCDGGSGRDVGQSCEVRRSIP, from the coding sequence ATGCACACCACGATCAGAACCGCCGCCGTCGTGTCCACGTCGCTGGCGGCCGTCGTCGCGGGGGCGCTGCTCGGCGCCGGTCCGGCTGCCGCAGTCGTCCCGACCGACACCGTCATCGACTTCACCGGCGACGCCCCCGGAACCAAGGCCCCCGGCTTCGTGAGCGTGGCGACGCCGGACGTCAACTTCCGCGAGACCGGTGGGGGACCGGTCTATGTCGACGACTTCTCGACGTTGAGCAACGGCCAGGCGATCGTCGCCCTGTTCACGCCCACGGCCGGGCTCGACATCCGACTGACCCGCCCGACCACGGGCATCGCGATGGCCTTCGGCAACGACAACCCCGAGCGCGTCAACACCACCTCGAAGGCGCGGCTCCAGGTCTTCCGAGGCCAGTCCCAAGTCGGGGTGGTCGACGTCAATGTCAACGCCAACTCCACGATGGACCAGGTGATCAGGTACGCCGACGCGCGCGTCTTCGACCGAGCGGTCCTCACCTACGTCACCGCGGACGGTGTGCCCGTCGAGCTCCAGGAGGTCGTCGACGACATCACCGTCGCCCCGCGCTGCACGCGGGTGGGCGGCGCCGGCAACAACGTCCTCGTCGGCACCAACGGGCGCGACGTGCTGTGCGGCGATGCCGGCGCCGACGTGATCCGAGGCGGTGGCGGCGCGGACCTGGTGTACGGCGGGCCGGGCTCCGACACCATCTTGGCCGGCGACGACGGCGACTGGGTGAACGGTGGCGACGGCGCGGACAACATCCGGGGCGAGGACGGCGCCGACATCCTGCGCGGCTTCTCCGGGCGCGACCGGATCTCCGGTGGGACCGGAGGCGACGTGCTCGTGGGCGGCACCAGCCGCGACCGCTGCGACGGCGGCTCCGGCCGTGACGTCGGGCAGAGCTGCGAGGTCAGGCGGAGCATCCCCTGA